The nucleotide sequence ATGCATTAAACTTACTTATTTATATATTCCCACGGCTTTTGCAAAAAGCTCTCTCTCAAGGTATGTACAAAGAATATAAAACTTTTCATAAAAATGATGAAAATATCAGGGGTGTCATTGAGATTTCCCGTCATATTCAAAAAAATATTCCCTTTGAAGGAAAGATTACATACAAAACAAGAGAATATTCTTATGACAATACAACAACAGAACTTGTACGGCACACGATTGAATATATCTCAGCCAAAAAAGATATTGCCGGTATTTTAACTTCTTCTCAAGAAATTCGTGATGCTGTCAAAACAATCAAAATGGCAACGCCTCTTTACAATTCAGGTGAAAGACAAAAAATAATAGCTGTTGCTATAAAAAAACAAAACCATCCGTATTTTACCTATTATGTTCCGCTAAAAAAATTATGTATTCAAATTCTTCAAAATAAAAAAATAAAATTTGCACGGCAGAAGAATCGTGTATACGGAATTTTATTTGACGTTTCATGGCTTTGGGAACAATACCTTGCAACAATATTAAAACAAATCGGATTTTTACATCCTGAAAATAGAAAAGGAGTAGGGGGAATATCTGTTTTAACCAATAATATCGGCCGATTTATTCCTGATTTTTATAGAGATGATTTTGTGCTGGATGCTAAATATAAACCTTTTGATAAAAGGAATCCGCCTTCCGATGATTTAGCCCAAGTTATAGCATATATGCATATTATAAAAACTATGAAGGGAGCTTACATATATCCATCTGAAAATGAAAATGAGACAATTTTAAATGAGTTAGGAGAAATAAAGGGGATGGGAGGGATGCTTTACCTATGTCCTTTTTATATTCCGCAAAATTGCAGCACTTTTTCGGAGTTTTCAGAAAAAATAAGAAAAAAAATGGAATCAAAATTAAGAAGATGGATAAATTCTGATGAATTCTGATAAAATCGATTTACGTACAAATGGTAAAAGAGATTGTAAAAGCCGAAAAAAAACAATCGGAGGGAGATATAAAGTTATCGACACTTATTGATTATGTTGATAGTATTGGAATGGGGCTGGAAATAAAAATATACCCTAAATTAGATAACTCAAAAGTTAACGAAGAAGTTTTGTTGAGAATATAAGAGAGAAAAAGTAGAGAAAAGAGTTAAGGAGAGTATAGCTGTGAACATACGGATTATGACTGCAAATGACTACGACGCGGTATATGCGCTGTGGATGTCTTGTACAGGGATGGGGCTTAATACTATAGACGATTCAAAAGAAGGAATTACTAAATTTTTAATACGTAATCCCGAAACATGTTTTGTCGCCGAAAGCGGAGAAAAAATTACCGGAGTCATCTTGACCGGAAATGATGGTCGCAGGGGATACATATATCATTTGGCTGTCAGCCCTGAATGCCGCAAGCAAGGAATAGGTGCACAGCTTTTGTCCGCCGCCTTGAAAGCTTTAAAGAAAATCGGCATAGTCAAAGTTGCATTAGTTGTATTCGGTAAAAATAAAAGCG is from Treponema denticola and encodes:
- a CDS encoding GNAT family N-acetyltransferase — protein: MNIRIMTANDYDAVYALWMSCTGMGLNTIDDSKEGITKFLIRNPETCFVAESGEKITGVILTGNDGRRGYIYHLAVSPECRKQGIGAQLLSAALKALKKIGIVKVALVVFGKNKSGNDFWEKMGFTSRDDLIYRNKALTDICRIDT
- a CDS encoding McrC family protein; this translates as MAIFKTTDNNGGKRLQVINQEYGETDFKAAVSDIKRISNKTLAELSTEENLLLFPTKLEDSADLLKESKLGSLTKSDKEEDYIFSTENIAGFIGINDTDISITSRFAKNEDDYFFHYMIQKVLNLNITNLNFSSSQENALNLLIYIFPRLLQKALSQGMYKEYKTFHKNDENIRGVIEISRHIQKNIPFEGKITYKTREYSYDNTTTELVRHTIEYISAKKDIAGILTSSQEIRDAVKTIKMATPLYNSGERQKIIAVAIKKQNHPYFTYYVPLKKLCIQILQNKKIKFARQKNRVYGILFDVSWLWEQYLATILKQIGFLHPENRKGVGGISVLTNNIGRFIPDFYRDDFVLDAKYKPFDKRNPPSDDLAQVIAYMHIIKTMKGAYIYPSENENETILNELGEIKGMGGMLYLCPFYIPQNCSTFSEFSEKIRKKMESKLRRWINSDEF